A genomic region of Acidiphilium multivorum AIU301 contains the following coding sequences:
- a CDS encoding TolC family protein, with protein sequence MKKTSRHLRFRPNRVGALALATLLAGCARYQPAPLHPGTSATALLGRRLDEPALGQFLAAMGVHPRGHWGLRALTLVAVYERPDLRISVAAYDAAKAAVTTAQQIPNPTLSLAPSFNATQAFPSPIKIGPVISFLVSNLGAREAGIAAARDRQQAARILIAAAAWRERSNVRNALLTLWLDERIARIKARVASYAATASRLVAQRVTSGMLADTVLASTTEAANKASFGTAEARVQIGMDRAHLAAAIGMPAAALRGKHLSFTAFEHPLPPANLAALTRTALVTSPSVVAAYKNYRAADASLRKAIDQQFPGFRIGPGYHYDQGASKFILALSLPLPILNQNQDPIAEARARRQLAAALFDRAQVRVLHEIDAAKAALQGSVSVARAARLLLATARERERQAIEAYRAGATGQLRMVEAEQQATLVREQELTTDAQRLRALAAVADALHHPIFRESH encoded by the coding sequence ATGAAGAAAACGTCCCGACACCTCCGTTTCAGACCCAACCGCGTCGGTGCTCTTGCGCTTGCGACACTGCTTGCCGGCTGTGCGCGGTATCAGCCGGCGCCGTTGCATCCCGGTACTTCGGCCACGGCACTGCTCGGCCGCCGTCTCGACGAGCCGGCGCTTGGCCAATTCCTCGCGGCTATGGGCGTGCATCCGCGCGGACACTGGGGATTGCGGGCTCTGACGCTCGTTGCCGTCTATGAGCGGCCAGATCTGCGAATCAGCGTCGCCGCCTATGACGCCGCGAAGGCGGCAGTGACGACGGCCCAGCAGATCCCGAACCCCACGCTTTCCCTCGCGCCCAGCTTCAACGCGACTCAAGCCTTCCCGTCGCCAATCAAGATCGGGCCGGTCATCAGTTTTCTCGTCTCCAATCTCGGCGCTCGCGAAGCTGGCATCGCCGCCGCGCGGGATCGCCAGCAAGCCGCGCGAATACTCATCGCTGCCGCGGCATGGCGGGAACGCAGCAACGTCCGCAACGCGCTGCTCACACTCTGGCTCGATGAACGGATCGCCAGGATCAAGGCGCGCGTCGCCAGCTATGCCGCGACAGCGTCCCGCCTCGTAGCACAGCGCGTTACCTCTGGAATGCTTGCTGATACCGTGCTCGCCAGCACAACCGAGGCGGCGAACAAGGCAAGCTTTGGCACCGCTGAAGCGCGGGTCCAGATCGGAATGGACCGGGCCCACTTGGCCGCTGCGATCGGAATGCCGGCGGCGGCGCTTCGAGGTAAGCACCTTTCATTCACCGCCTTTGAGCATCCGTTGCCGCCGGCCAATCTCGCCGCTCTTACGCGCACGGCGCTGGTAACCAGTCCATCAGTCGTCGCGGCCTACAAGAATTATCGCGCGGCCGACGCTTCTCTCCGCAAAGCGATCGACCAGCAGTTTCCAGGCTTTCGTATTGGCCCCGGGTATCACTACGATCAGGGCGCCAGCAAGTTCATACTCGCCCTCTCGCTGCCGCTGCCAATTCTCAACCAGAATCAGGACCCGATCGCCGAGGCGCGTGCAAGGCGCCAGCTTGCGGCGGCCCTGTTCGATCGGGCGCAGGTGCGCGTTCTCCACGAGATCGACGCGGCCAAGGCCGCTCTGCAAGGCAGCGTAAGCGTTGCGCGCGCGGCACGGCTTCTTCTCGCAACCGCCCGCGAGCGCGAACGCCAGGCTATTGAAGCTTACCGCGCCGGTGCGACCGGCCAGCTGCGCATGGTCGAGGCCGAACAGCAGGCAACTTTGGTCCGCGAACAGGAGCTGACCACGGATGCTCAGCGATTACGCGCCCTCGCAGCCGTGGCCGACGCGCTCCATCACCCCATTTTCCGGGAGAGCCACTGA